The Deltaproteobacteria bacterium sequence AGTTCGACCAGATGCGGAAGGAACTCGATCTGAGGCGTGCCGAGATCGAAAAGGCCAAGCTTGAACTGGAGAGGCAGGCCAGTATCCTTGCTCCTGATGTCAGGTATGATAAAGAAAAGACCCTGAAACGTAAAATGAGAGACTTTGAGGATCATTACCGGGATATCAACGACCTGATGAAGAGGGAGGAGATAAAAAGTACCAGACCTATTCTTGAAGAGCTTTCCAGGCTGATTAAGAAATTAGGCCAAGAAAAGGGCTATACCCTAATTTTGGAAAGCAATCGGTCCGGTATCATCTATGTGCCTGAGAGCGTTGATTTGACTGACGAGGTGATGAAACTCTATGACACAGCCAAGTAGCTGCCAGCGGCCTTGAAGAATTTTTATTGGCAAAAGTGAAGATTCCGCAGCTTATTCACTATTAAAAGGGATTAGGTTTGAAACTCCCTCGCCCATACAATCTTAGAGAACTGGCTGAGTTGGCCGAGCGAAAGATCAAATCCCGCCTGATTGAGCTTGGAAGCCCGGACTTGTCTTGCCATGTGGAGCTAGCCGGGGATCTGGAGACCATGGTCCGGGCCATATCTCCGATCGAGTCCCTGGAAGCGGATTGCCTGACGTTTGCAGTTAAAAAATCATACCTTGTCCAAGCCGAGGAATCTGACGCCGCGGCGATTATCCTCCCAGACTCGCTCGTGAGCCAGGTAAAACCTTACCTGCATACACCAGCGCCTCGACTTGTTTTTTCCGTACTTCTCGAGCTGACTATGGAGGAACCTTCCCTGGTTCCTGCTGTCGCTTCTCAGGTGCGATTTAAAGACCGCTCCAGCGTTGAACTGGGTAAGGATGTCATTATCGGGGACTGGTGCTATATTGGCGAAGATGTCAAGATCGGTCAGGGCTGTCGTATCTATCCACAGGTCTTTATTGACGATTATGTGGTCCTGGGTAAGGGATGTGTCATTTATCCCCGGGTGACCCTCTTCAGGCGCACCACCTTAGGTAAAGAAGTGATTGTTCATTCCGGAGCAGTTATCGGAGATGATGGCTTTGGATACAATCAGATGCCGGACTTAAAGCGAGGCAGGCTGCTTCATCTTAAAAATGAGCATGC is a genomic window containing:
- a CDS encoding OmpH family outer membrane protein → MVNRSLSIGLILSLAFLFVVASIPWPAQCAEVVKIGVVNVQRVISESQKGKMAKEKLIKKFDQMRKELDLRRAEIEKAKLELERQASILAPDVRYDKEKTLKRKMRDFEDHYRDINDLMKREEIKSTRPILEELSRLIKKLGQEKGYTLILESNRSGIIYVPESVDLTDEVMKLYDTAK
- the lpxD gene encoding UDP-3-O-(3-hydroxymyristoyl)glucosamine N-acyltransferase, whose translation is MKLPRPYNLRELAELAERKIKSRLIELGSPDLSCHVELAGDLETMVRAISPIESLEADCLTFAVKKSYLVQAEESDAAAIILPDSLVSQVKPYLHTPAPRLVFSVLLELTMEEPSLVPAVASQVRFKDRSSVELGKDVIIGDWCYIGEDVKIGQGCRIYPQVFIDDYVVLGKGCVIYPRVTLFRRTTLGKEVIVHSGAVIGDDGFGYNQMPDLKRGRLLHLKNEHAGGVLIEDNVEVGSQVCIDRGLADLTVVGSGTKIDNLTQIGHNVKIGRDCIIVNASIAGSAKIGHRAFLMGTNVRDGTKIGDDALVLAGATVLSDLPAGSARWAGSPAHDADHEWRITAIARKELPRLRQFFQLFKKAGSFNELKLEFFEPETRKDQK